The Fructilactobacillus myrtifloralis genome contains a region encoding:
- a CDS encoding DUF806 family protein: MLLPVVQVANLIKSFDLPWVNKVVSSLTVPSLDGTDKTTIVLSEVQNTPTGHANDDFKAWLATVEIQIYYKKVANFNLMAAENDLTHKLTKKGWTIERSDPHVTDPESHQITRAFFVSNVLIEKEKSNG; encoded by the coding sequence ATGCTACTTCCAGTTGTTCAAGTGGCCAACTTGATCAAGTCGTTTGATTTGCCTTGGGTTAACAAGGTGGTTTCTAGTTTGACTGTCCCATCACTTGATGGAACGGACAAAACAACCATCGTTCTTTCTGAGGTGCAAAACACTCCAACTGGTCATGCTAATGATGACTTCAAGGCATGGTTGGCCACTGTTGAAATTCAAATTTATTACAAAAAAGTAGCCAATTTTAACTTGATGGCTGCGGAAAATGACTTAACACACAAATTAACTAAAAAAGGCTGGACGATTGAGCGTTCGGATCCACATGTTACGGATCCGGAATCGCATCAAATCACCCGGGCCTTTTTTGTTAGCAACGTTTTAATTGAAAAGGAGAAGAGTAATGGCTGA
- a CDS encoding phage tail protein — translation MADNEAVPTTIATHGIELCILAIKDKKGQVITGPNGLSETGIYFIDGNERGTTQANITGIEQKGQAQWANDSKKRVNYGSPEIEVALTLLDADEEPMNKCLGTYTDSTTGITVRSGSTKPNVAMILVSKKYDGNKKYECFANGNMILPGSNHQTDNTNQTAANPAFTYSALAPLDKDVFLDDKGNQQLMGTTTNADPKFDLKKLFDVVFPGNKYGTTTASNS, via the coding sequence ATGGCTGATAACGAAGCTGTACCAACTACAATTGCTACGCACGGTATTGAACTGTGTATTTTAGCGATCAAAGATAAAAAAGGCCAGGTAATTACTGGACCAAATGGTTTGAGTGAAACGGGCATTTATTTCATTGATGGAAATGAACGAGGAACCACGCAAGCCAACATCACTGGAATCGAACAGAAAGGTCAAGCACAATGGGCTAACGATTCTAAGAAACGAGTTAACTATGGTAGTCCAGAAATTGAAGTTGCATTGACCCTTTTAGATGCGGATGAAGAGCCGATGAATAAGTGCTTGGGTACCTACACAGACTCAACGACTGGCATTACAGTTCGGAGCGGTTCAACTAAGCCGAACGTAGCGATGATTCTTGTTTCCAAAAAATATGATGGGAACAAAAAATATGAATGTTTCGCAAACGGGAACATGATTCTACCAGGTTCCAATCACCAAACTGATAATACGAATCAAACTGCTGCTAACCCGGCCTTCACCTATTCAGCGCTTGCTCCACTTGATAAGGATGTATTCCTGGATGACAAGGGTAACCAGCAATTGATGGGAACTACTACGAACGCAGACCCTAAGTTTGACTTGAAAAAATTATTTGATGTTGTTTTCCCTGGTAACAAGTATGGGACTACGACAGCGAGTAACAGCTAG
- a CDS encoding MucBP domain-containing protein, producing the protein MGLRQRVTASQTISVHYQDTDGEAIEGLSDKHITGNPGDSYEINRPDAPGYEYQKSTIPLNGTITSDQSAVVTYQKKQ; encoded by the coding sequence ATGGGACTACGACAGCGAGTAACAGCTAGTCAAACGATTAGCGTACATTACCAGGATACAGATGGGGAAGCCATCGAGGGATTAAGTGACAAGCATATTACTGGCAATCCTGGGGATTCGTATGAAATTAATCGTCCGGATGCTCCAGGTTATGAGTATCAAAAGTCGACAATTCCTTTGAATGGGACAATCACTTCTGATCAGAGCGCAGTAGTAACTTACCAGAAAAAACAATAA
- a CDS encoding phage tail assembly chaperone, with protein MATLKLNLQNIGLKNTISLKKTVENRKKFSKLALKMNDVQIESTQEQLKELDDDTDVKIAELREKLAKTDSLVESVKLKKEIKRMNLQRELNELEKTPEDAKKAESLIDEMNQGLIDALGLSDEQADEFNSYAPSTFEIAQAVSYINSRFAGMSDADFKTATKEQSGAPQDPKAS; from the coding sequence ATGGCCACTTTAAAGTTGAATCTTCAAAACATCGGATTAAAAAACACAATTTCGTTAAAAAAGACGGTGGAAAACCGGAAAAAATTTAGCAAATTAGCTTTAAAAATGAATGATGTTCAGATTGAATCGACCCAGGAACAGCTGAAAGAATTAGACGATGACACTGACGTTAAAATTGCCGAATTAAGGGAAAAATTGGCAAAAACTGATTCACTAGTTGAATCTGTCAAGCTCAAAAAAGAAATCAAACGGATGAACCTTCAACGTGAACTGAATGAGTTGGAAAAGACTCCAGAAGATGCTAAAAAAGCTGAATCATTAATTGATGAAATGAATCAAGGTTTAATTGACGCGCTAGGTTTGTCAGACGAACAAGCTGATGAATTTAACAGCTACGCTCCGTCAACTTTTGAAATTGCACAGGCAGTTAGTTACATTAACAGTCGATTTGCCGGGATGAGCGATGCAGACTTTAAAACAGCTACGAAAGAACAAAGTGGTGCGCCACAAGACCCAAAAGCAAGCTAG